Proteins found in one Strigops habroptila isolate Jane chromosome 21, bStrHab1.2.pri, whole genome shotgun sequence genomic segment:
- the CKAP2L gene encoding cytoskeleton-associated protein 2-like — protein sequence MERTGTVPQEECRRRRQDYLAARGKPKCPSAKPFLKDRTNHLNPPLEPVSKLQHVNRNKKDVLRSVAKGDSELGAKPTQRAGLAVQQKSSSTSQRAAVARPEQPRKSAKLPTSHSAQTRARLPTANSGRLNPERNKKPAQHLTAAPQTGHDHPSPGTTCSPDEGLEDRLVCNRENVHAQASTHILAHRQSSATMPRTITGPKDRMNSHQAKEEPIQDKFRKTLRGSKSMSQNPSIKTQLLQSPWPLATSTHLLRKNPGANQAKPNTGRQPTGKPLCTLPVGSLKHQSRPPQMKRSPTKPLASSRPQGSTSLNARLEPGGTVQWQRSLAEGELDRKDMKAVPPGCAAASQVTVPRSQPRSTHGSKSQAVDGNFRRREGLKAELPKASGIQARRVPKNLSAADRKKQLEEWLASKGKTYKRPPMMLLQKKAVKLSGRNVKEKEKQEKPEELCLEKINDVLTECLKLIEEDVETEEISEVLSHVPQAEKFANFWICKAKLLARSGPFDAAGLYRAAVCAGAVPLQDLREVVLNILKAADQTPEGEKAEPGPEEPTTPSPSKRQHVTATPCLPGRSLTSLPASIKLQVTSASRGRELLEGPALKFLTPVRRSLRIERVGRRYPEMLKDHDPVVSSLSEILDAEEETQFFFRKNKALPEVAGLEGLSLYSPECC from the exons ATGGAGCGGACCGGGACGGTCCCTCAGG AAGAGTGCAGGAGGCGGCGCCAGGACTACCTTGCAGCCAGAGGAAAGCCGAAATGCCCAAGTGCAAA ACCCTTTTTAAAGGACCGGACAAATCACCTGAATCCTCCCTTAGAACCAGTTTCTAAACTGCAGCAT GTCAACAGGAACAAGAAGGATGTTCTCAGAAGCGTGGCGAAGGGTGACAGCGAGCTTGGTGCCAAACCCACGCAGCGTGCTGGCCTCGCTGTGCAGCAGAAGTCTTCCAGCACATCCCAGAGAGCAGCGGTGGCGCGTCCAGAGCAGCCGAGGAAGAGCGCAAAGCTTCCCACGAGCCACTCTGCACAGACCAGAGCGAGGCTCCCAACTGCAAACTCTGGTCGCCTAAATCCAGAAAGGAACAAGAAGCCTGCGCAGCACCTCACTGCAGCACCTCAGACTGGACATGATCACCCCTCTCCTGGGACAACTTGCTCTCCAGATGAGGGTCTGGAGGACAGGCTGGTGTGCAACAGAGAAAACGTCCATGCGCAAGCCTCCACACACATCTTGGCTCACAGGCAAAGCTCGGCCACAATGCCAAGAACCATCACGGGCCCAAAGGACAGAATGAACAGCCACCAGGCTAAGGAAGAGCCAATTCAGGATAAATTTAGGAAAACTCTGCGAGGCTCAAAGAGCATGTCTCAAAACCCAAGTATCAAAACTCAGCTGTTGCAGTCCCCTTGGCCACTCGCTACGTCTACTCATTTGCTACGTAAAAACCCAGGGGCAAACCAGGCAAAACCTAACACAGGAAGGCAGCCCACAGGGAAGCCGCTCTGCACGCTTCCAGTGGGAAGTCTTAAGCACCAGAGTAGACCCCCCCAAATGAAAAGATCTCCCACAAAGCCTCTGGCCTCTAGCAGGCCCCAGGGCTCCACAAGCCTGAACGCCAGGCTGGAGCCAGGTGGCACCGTGCAGTGGCAAAGGTCCCTGGCTGAAGGGGAGTTGGATAGGAAGGACATGAAGGCGGTGCCTCCCGGAtgtgcagcagcatcccaaGTGACAGTCCCCCGAAGCCAGCCTCGCAGCACACATGGCTCCAAAAGTCAAGCAGTTGACGGCAATTTTAGGAGGAGAGAGGGACTTAAAGCAGAGCTGCCAAAGGCAAGTGGCATACAGGCGAGGCGTGTTCCCAAGAACCTGTCAGCAGCAGATCGTAA GAAACAGCTGGAGGAGTGGTTGGCATCCAAAGGCAAGACATACAAGCGGCCACCTATGATGCTGCTTCAGAAGAAGGCAGTGAAGCTGTCCGGCAGAAACgtcaaggagaaagaaaagcaggagaaaccagaggagctctgcctggagaagaTCAACGATGTATTAACTGAGTGCTTGAAGCTCATTGAGGAG GATGTTGAGACTGAGGAGATCTCGGAGGTGCTGTCCCACGTGCCCCAAGCAGAGAAATTTGCCAACTTCTGGATCTGCAAAGCGAAACTGCTCGCCCGGAGCGGCCCCTTTGACGCAGCAGGGCTGTACAGAGCTGCGgtctgtgctggtgctgtg ccGCTGCAGGACCTCAGAGAAGTTGTCCTTAATATTCTGAAGGCTGCAGACCAAACACCAGAAG GGGAAAAGGCTGAGCCAGGTCCTGAGGAGCCCACGACGCCGAGCCCGAGCAAGAGGCAGCATGTGACAGCGACTCCGTGCCTGCCAGGCAGGTCCCTGACCAGCCTGCCTGCTTCAATCAAGCTACAGGTTACCTCTGCATCCAG AGGAAGGGAGCTGCTGGAAGGCCCAGCGCTGAAATTCCTGACCCCTGTGCGGCGCTCGCTGCGCATAGAGCGGGTTGGGAGGCGCTACCCAGAGATGCTGAAGGACCATGACCCTGTGGTGTCGTCCCTCAGTGAAATCCTGGATGCTGAGGAGGAGACTCAGTTCTTCTTCCGGAAAAACAAGGCTTTGCCGGAGGTGGCGGGGCTGGAGGGGCTGAGTTTGTATTCCCCCGAGTGCTGCTGA